The following are from one region of the Stigmatella ashevillena genome:
- a CDS encoding serine protease, whose protein sequence is MRWWKRGIPLEKHSWLLAVLATTSVSCRDGSSSKASETLKEAKAAAVYGTDNRTDVYAYADSTLRNRAVQSTVALMHSGELNVSNPNNITFKAQTLGAAYNLCSGERFWSDPVPAFCSGTLIDDDLVLTAGHCIATAADCASTRFVFKFYKADYYSLATVTTADIFSCQDIVVRAQGVANGQTLDYAIVRLDRPATPRFAPAPLRAGSRPMGTGQKVAVIGASSGTPLKIDASGTVLEPNASVLDYFVAATDTFNGNSGAGVYEQGGSNLAGILVRGDKDYAYSSSTGSCRVARVCGELGCRGEDVTYVRPAIEAYCEAASSPRLCPPGEASPPPNTYDFIATHTQTAQQNTVNKKVSLAAGEKLFIGTCGMGSQLASASGDTYLRVFDPSGTEAASNDDACGSRASLIDFTAQSEGEHEIRVGCHGDESCSGTVAWGRYSMDGTHDYSASNTASATQNTINWDLHLLAGQTLTIGTCGVEGASGSGDTYLRLYGPAGTNVASNDDSCGGTLTKIIYTVPPDATGLYQVRAGCYSYGSCSGTVTWTIQ, encoded by the coding sequence ATGAGGTGGTGGAAAAGGGGCATCCCCTTGGAAAAGCATTCATGGCTCCTGGCCGTGCTTGCCACGACCTCGGTCAGCTGCCGCGACGGTTCCTCCTCCAAGGCCTCGGAGACGCTGAAGGAAGCGAAAGCGGCCGCCGTCTACGGCACCGACAACCGGACGGACGTCTATGCCTACGCAGATTCCACCCTGCGCAACCGGGCCGTGCAGTCCACCGTGGCGCTGATGCATTCGGGTGAACTCAACGTCTCGAACCCCAACAACATCACTTTCAAGGCGCAGACGCTCGGCGCGGCCTACAACCTATGCAGCGGAGAGCGCTTCTGGTCCGATCCAGTTCCAGCATTTTGCTCCGGTACATTGATTGATGATGATCTCGTGCTGACGGCTGGCCACTGCATCGCCACCGCCGCGGATTGCGCCAGCACCCGCTTCGTCTTCAAGTTTTACAAGGCTGACTATTACTCCCTGGCGACCGTCACCACCGCCGACATCTTCAGCTGCCAGGACATCGTTGTCCGGGCGCAGGGCGTGGCGAACGGCCAGACCCTGGACTACGCCATCGTTCGGCTGGATCGCCCCGCAACCCCGCGCTTCGCGCCTGCACCCCTGCGCGCGGGGAGCCGCCCCATGGGCACGGGACAGAAGGTGGCCGTCATCGGGGCGAGCAGCGGCACCCCGCTCAAGATCGATGCGTCCGGGACGGTGTTGGAGCCAAACGCGAGCGTTTTGGACTACTTCGTCGCCGCGACGGACACGTTCAACGGCAACTCCGGGGCAGGCGTCTACGAGCAAGGCGGCAGCAACTTGGCGGGCATCCTGGTACGCGGAGACAAAGACTACGCCTATTCCTCCTCCACTGGGAGTTGCCGTGTGGCGAGGGTATGCGGCGAGTTGGGATGCCGAGGCGAGGACGTCACGTATGTTCGTCCCGCCATCGAGGCGTACTGCGAAGCTGCGTCCAGCCCACGCTTGTGTCCGCCCGGTGAGGCTTCACCGCCTCCTAATACCTACGACTTTATCGCCACCCACACTCAAACGGCTCAACAGAACACCGTCAACAAGAAGGTCTCGCTCGCCGCCGGTGAGAAGCTCTTCATCGGAACTTGCGGCATGGGCTCACAGCTGGCCTCGGCCAGTGGAGACACCTACCTCCGGGTGTTCGACCCATCAGGGACGGAGGCCGCCTCCAATGATGATGCCTGCGGTAGCCGCGCCTCCCTGATCGACTTCACGGCGCAGTCGGAGGGCGAGCATGAAATTCGCGTGGGCTGCCACGGTGATGAGAGCTGCAGTGGCACCGTCGCGTGGGGCAGGTACTCGATGGACGGCACCCATGACTACAGCGCGAGCAATACAGCATCCGCCACGCAGAACACCATCAATTGGGACCTCCATCTTCTGGCGGGGCAGACGCTGACCATCGGCACCTGTGGCGTCGAGGGCGCGAGTGGTTCCGGAGACACCTACCTTCGGCTCTATGGGCCCGCCGGCACAAACGTGGCATCGAATGATGACTCCTGTGGTGGCACCTTGACGAAGATCATCTACACGGTTCCTCCTGACGCCACGGGGCTCTACCAAGTTCGCGCTGGCTGTTACTCATACGGAAGCTGCTCTGGAACCGTCACATGGACCATCCAGTGA
- a CDS encoding peptidylprolyl isomerase produces the protein MRICLWVIASMGVACTSEAPFTSGPADAGQSSGTVVGRFAQSETLTEEDVSREAARLPPALREQFETPSGRREFARSLIDKRLLVLEAQRRKLTEDPEIRRQVRELEERLVVQALLAQEEAAAGRPSEQELRAWFTAHRDELLRPEQVRLGRVLVSVGSKASEVERNRARRKAEALAARLRRGEPLAQVAKESDGPERMQGGELGLVTRGGGQESSLEQAAFALERPGAVSPVVAVREGFAVIQLIERKPPRVPAFEEVAAEVEGRLAPTRKRQMFDALLSRLRQQGGVELVESRRAP, from the coding sequence ATGCGGATCTGTCTCTGGGTGATTGCATCAATGGGGGTGGCGTGCACCTCCGAAGCTCCCTTCACGAGCGGACCCGCCGACGCGGGCCAGTCCTCCGGAACCGTCGTGGGCCGTTTCGCACAAAGCGAAACCCTCACCGAGGAGGACGTGTCACGCGAAGCAGCGAGGTTGCCCCCTGCGCTGAGGGAACAGTTTGAGACCCCCTCTGGCCGCCGCGAGTTCGCGCGCTCGCTCATCGACAAGCGGCTGCTGGTGCTCGAGGCGCAGCGGCGGAAGCTGACAGAAGACCCGGAGATCCGCCGTCAGGTTCGCGAGTTAGAAGAACGGCTGGTCGTGCAAGCACTGCTGGCCCAGGAGGAGGCCGCGGCGGGGAGGCCCTCGGAGCAAGAGCTTCGAGCCTGGTTCACCGCGCACCGAGACGAACTGCTCCGGCCCGAACAGGTGCGGCTGGGGCGCGTTCTGGTGAGTGTGGGTTCGAAGGCTTCGGAGGTGGAGCGCAACCGGGCTCGGCGCAAAGCAGAGGCGCTGGCGGCAAGGTTGCGGCGCGGAGAGCCTCTGGCCCAGGTAGCCAAAGAAAGTGACGGCCCCGAGCGCATGCAAGGCGGTGAGCTCGGACTGGTGACGCGAGGGGGGGGACAGGAGTCCTCGCTGGAACAGGCCGCATTCGCCCTGGAGCGGCCGGGTGCCGTGTCCCCGGTGGTGGCCGTCCGCGAAGGGTTCGCGGTCATCCAGCTGATCGAGCGCAAGCCGCCGCGGGTGCCTGCCTTTGAGGAGGTGGCTGCGGAGGTGGAGGGCCGCCTCGCCCCCACGCGCAAGCGCCAGATGTTCGATGCGCTGTTATCCCGGCTGCGGCAACAGGGTGGCGTTGAGCTGGTGGAATCGAGGAGAGCGCCATGA
- a CDS encoding peptidyl-prolyl cis-trans isomerase: protein MERGVLAACCLVGVAAALGCRGREEDRPGEPIVATVGTATITAAQYKARLDEQAPFIRARYTTLERKQEFLNGLIQFEVLAQEAQRRGLDKDPEVQEALRKLIVQRMIRQVTEELKPPSETEVRQYYDEHRSEFVRPEQVRLNHVFLASAQGDARRAQVKAEALALVARARAQQAELRQRGFEELARERSDDATSKQMGGDLGPRTAEELTQAWGAALAQAAFALQAPNELGPLVETEKGFHLVMLRLRQAGLHHSLESVKERIGSRLLAERRTQALEALVKQLRERVPIHIEESVLDGVQPAAATAP, encoded by the coding sequence ATGGAGCGAGGGGTCCTGGCCGCATGTTGCTTGGTGGGTGTCGCTGCGGCACTGGGCTGTCGCGGGCGAGAGGAGGATCGTCCAGGGGAGCCCATTGTGGCCACGGTGGGAACCGCGACCATCACGGCGGCGCAGTACAAGGCGCGGCTGGACGAGCAGGCCCCGTTCATCCGGGCTCGCTACACCACGCTGGAGCGGAAACAGGAATTCCTGAATGGACTGATTCAGTTTGAGGTGCTGGCACAGGAGGCGCAGCGGCGAGGACTGGACAAGGACCCCGAGGTCCAGGAGGCGCTCCGCAAGCTGATCGTTCAGCGGATGATCCGGCAGGTGACCGAGGAGCTGAAGCCTCCTTCAGAGACGGAGGTGCGCCAGTACTACGATGAGCACCGCTCCGAGTTCGTCCGGCCGGAGCAGGTCCGGCTGAACCATGTCTTCCTGGCGTCGGCCCAAGGGGACGCGCGGCGGGCGCAGGTGAAGGCAGAGGCGCTGGCGTTGGTGGCTCGGGCGCGCGCTCAGCAGGCGGAACTGCGTCAACGAGGCTTCGAGGAACTGGCGCGTGAGCGCTCGGATGACGCGACCAGCAAGCAGATGGGAGGAGACCTGGGTCCGCGGACCGCCGAGGAACTGACACAAGCCTGGGGGGCGGCGTTGGCTCAGGCGGCGTTCGCCCTTCAAGCGCCCAACGAGTTGGGGCCGCTGGTGGAGACCGAGAAAGGCTTCCACCTCGTCATGTTGAGGCTGCGCCAGGCGGGCCTCCATCACTCCCTGGAGTCGGTGAAGGAGCGCATCGGCTCACGCCTCTTGGCCGAACGCCGGACTCAGGCATTGGAGGCGCTGGTCAAGCAGCTGCGGGAGCGCGTTCCAATCCACATCGAGGAGAGTGTGCTGGACGGCGTCCAACCTGCCGCCGCTACGGCGCCTTAG
- a CDS encoding catalase family protein, whose translation MPHYDHYVRYNDAIEVRQEDEEALIEKIVASMGRVNRSHFDKYRHGIRDAHAKSHGVLTGTLTVYDGLAVHLRQGVFAEPRSYPIAVRFSSAPGDFQSDGQPALRGMAIKMIGVEGPQVLPEHHGEKTQDWLLVNHPVIPFGHVAAYWKAQQFAERQSQSSELSHAVTSKVIRGAAKVLQQVGAQHETLKALAPPNHHILGETFHSMAALRFGDHVAKLSAAPLSENVRKLTGQPIDADSPPSILRDLAVAFFEQQGAEYELRAQLCTDLEKMPVEDASIEWPEHLSPHQPIAKLTFPPQDAYSPARRIYADDVLSFNPWHCIEAHRPLGSIMRVRRNAYESSSRFRHEMNDRPRVEPKDITDVPGGASVGPKAP comes from the coding sequence ATGCCCCACTATGACCATTACGTCCGTTACAACGACGCCATCGAGGTCCGGCAGGAGGACGAAGAGGCCCTGATCGAGAAGATCGTCGCGTCGATGGGCCGCGTGAACCGCAGCCACTTCGACAAGTACCGGCATGGCATCCGGGATGCCCACGCCAAGAGCCATGGGGTCCTCACGGGGACCCTCACCGTCTACGACGGATTGGCCGTGCACCTGCGCCAGGGCGTGTTCGCCGAGCCGCGGAGCTACCCCATCGCCGTGCGTTTCTCGAGCGCTCCCGGAGACTTCCAGAGCGATGGCCAACCCGCCCTCCGAGGCATGGCGATCAAGATGATCGGCGTCGAGGGCCCTCAGGTGCTGCCCGAACACCACGGCGAGAAGACGCAGGACTGGCTGCTGGTCAATCATCCGGTCATCCCCTTCGGCCACGTCGCCGCCTACTGGAAGGCGCAGCAGTTCGCCGAGAGGCAGTCGCAGTCGTCTGAGCTCTCCCATGCCGTCACGTCCAAGGTGATCCGCGGCGCGGCGAAGGTGCTTCAGCAGGTGGGCGCGCAGCACGAGACGCTGAAGGCTTTGGCTCCACCCAACCACCACATCCTGGGAGAAACGTTCCACAGCATGGCCGCGCTCCGCTTCGGAGACCACGTCGCGAAGCTCAGCGCGGCCCCGCTCTCCGAGAACGTGCGGAAGCTCACGGGCCAGCCGATCGACGCGGACAGTCCCCCTTCCATCTTGCGAGATCTCGCCGTGGCCTTCTTCGAGCAGCAGGGGGCGGAGTACGAGCTGAGGGCCCAGCTGTGCACAGACCTGGAAAAGATGCCCGTGGAGGACGCCTCCATCGAGTGGCCCGAGCACCTGTCCCCCCACCAGCCCATCGCCAAGCTCACCTTTCCCCCACAGGATGCGTACAGCCCCGCGCGCCGCATCTACGCCGACGACGTGCTGTCCTTCAATCCGTGGCACTGCATCGAGGCGCACCGTCCCCTGGGCTCCATCATGCGCGTCCGGCGCAATGCCTATGAGTCCTCCTCCCGGTTTCGGCACGAGATGAACGACCGGCCCCGCGTGGAGCCCAAGGACATCACGGACGTTCCCGGTGGGGCCTCTGTCGGGCCTAAGGCGCCGTAG
- a CDS encoding organic hydroperoxide resistance protein, which produces MSQSPTILEKRLYTATATATAGRDGRVATDDGNLSVAVVPPRALGGSGAPGTNPEQLFAAGYSACFGSALGHVARAQKITTGPVSITAHVTIGPVGQGFGLAVELIADIPQLPREQAQALLQAAHQVCPYSNATRGNIVVDLKLKEQ; this is translated from the coding sequence ATGAGCCAGTCCCCCACGATTCTCGAGAAGCGCCTCTATACCGCCACCGCCACCGCCACCGCCGGGCGTGACGGACGTGTCGCGACAGATGACGGCAACCTCAGTGTCGCCGTGGTTCCTCCGCGTGCACTGGGCGGCAGCGGCGCGCCGGGAACCAACCCTGAGCAACTCTTCGCCGCGGGGTACTCTGCTTGCTTCGGAAGCGCCCTGGGCCATGTCGCCCGCGCGCAGAAGATCACCACGGGTCCGGTCAGCATCACGGCCCATGTGACGATTGGCCCCGTGGGGCAGGGCTTCGGCCTTGCGGTGGAGCTCATCGCCGACATCCCCCAACTCCCACGCGAGCAGGCGCAAGCGCTGCTGCAGGCTGCCCATCAGGTCTGCCCGTACTCCAACGCGACGCGTGGAAACATCGTCGTCGATCTGAAGCTCAAGGAGCAGTAG
- a CDS encoding SixA phosphatase family protein → MPKQELPILLVRHAIAEDKHPLGDEARALTPEGRAAFRKHARKLAQLTPLMGILTSPLVRAVQTAELLAEAFGISRVEVHPALLPREHAHKRIVKLAREVGPGWALVGHNPGMARAGELALGEAPPGKMRKGAVLALQLDGKHFALSWFATPGRAVQRPRS, encoded by the coding sequence ATGCCCAAACAAGAACTTCCGATCCTGCTCGTCCGACACGCCATCGCCGAGGACAAGCATCCTCTGGGAGATGAGGCACGAGCCCTGACGCCCGAAGGCCGCGCCGCCTTTCGCAAGCACGCGCGCAAGCTCGCACAGCTCACCCCGTTGATGGGCATCCTCACCAGCCCCCTGGTGCGGGCGGTGCAGACCGCGGAGCTCCTCGCCGAGGCATTTGGCATCTCTCGGGTAGAAGTCCACCCCGCATTGTTGCCTCGTGAACACGCCCACAAGCGCATCGTGAAGCTGGCGCGGGAGGTGGGTCCTGGGTGGGCCTTGGTCGGCCACAACCCGGGCATGGCGCGCGCGGGCGAACTGGCCCTCGGCGAGGCCCCTCCCGGCAAGATGCGCAAGGGCGCCGTGCTGGCCCTCCAGCTGGACGGCAAGCACTTCGCCCTTTCGTGGTTCGCGACCCCAGGCCGGGCCGTGCAGAGACCTCGCTCCTGA
- a CDS encoding M1 family metallopeptidase — protein sequence MHRLFVSVLLAFACARCAHVPETPPAPVAAAVDWPEPAPPPLRLSSAVRPVRYALNLTLLPAEPAYSGTVTIDVELREPVRQVWLHAQDLQVAQARVLVGGRTWEAKTISAEEGRLGLLLPETLGPGAAQLSLSFSGRVDRERSQGLYGVEEGGESYLYTFFEPVDARRAFPCFDEPGFKVPWRLSFTVKQEHVALANHAVVSEEPLPGGLKRVTFAESRPMPSYLVAFVVGPFELVEGNPVGRAHVPLRFIVPKGRGAETAYAARVTPRIVTLLEDFFDQTYPYEKLDVAVVPRYWGTMEHPGIVALGQPLTLIRPGEETPQRRQAYANIAIHELGHYWFGNVVTCQWWDDIWLNESLTSWLDQKITGQFDPAWNFTLEARSDSAAFALKTDSLTTSPPVRKPITTHGDIVGSFDNGTTYAKGASLLNMLEGWLGEERLRGMLRAHVRKHAWGLTTSEDFLATLAESLGAEAAQVFRSYVDQPGVPRVSASLSCQKGAAPRLKLSQERFLPAGSPGTAVQTWALPVCVRSGTGKESSRSCALLTEATGELTLPDKGCPSWLLLNAEGTGYYRVGYSREQLASLLAVPPGALSTAERLALLSDVDAAVARGDMPLGEALRLVPSTASDPQRLILQGGDQLLSGLKWEWLSEPERLRFQAWLREVYGPRARALGWLPQPGESDDVKQTRELLLFRAVVGGEEPAMSEEAGRLARAWLKDRQSVPAEIAHLSLFVALRNGDRALFEQVLAQARGGKDPTERARLLGALGALRDAALLKEALALVTGSEFDVRDTRGILMRAFYSQEMRAQAWAFYQQHFDLLASKMRSDELNGLIGMVGGFCDETQRAEVEALLRSRVPQIEGGARSLSRALESIQLCIEAKRRHQPSVREFLRTAGKTRR from the coding sequence ATGCATCGGCTCTTTGTGTCGGTTCTGCTCGCGTTTGCCTGCGCCCGTTGTGCTCATGTCCCTGAAACGCCTCCGGCGCCGGTGGCCGCCGCGGTGGACTGGCCCGAGCCCGCGCCTCCTCCGTTGCGCCTGTCCAGCGCCGTGCGGCCGGTGCGCTACGCACTGAACCTGACGCTCCTGCCCGCGGAACCCGCCTACTCTGGCACCGTCACCATCGATGTGGAGCTTCGTGAGCCGGTGCGTCAGGTGTGGCTGCACGCCCAGGATCTCCAGGTGGCGCAGGCCCGTGTCCTCGTGGGCGGGCGCACGTGGGAGGCCAAGACGATCAGCGCGGAGGAGGGCCGCCTGGGACTGTTGCTCCCCGAGACGCTCGGTCCCGGTGCTGCCCAGCTCTCTCTGTCGTTCTCTGGCCGCGTGGACCGTGAGCGCAGCCAAGGCCTCTATGGCGTGGAGGAGGGAGGCGAGTCCTACCTTTATACGTTCTTCGAGCCCGTCGACGCGCGCCGGGCGTTCCCGTGCTTCGACGAGCCGGGCTTCAAGGTGCCCTGGCGCCTGAGCTTCACGGTGAAGCAGGAGCACGTGGCGCTCGCCAACCACGCGGTGGTCTCGGAGGAGCCGCTCCCCGGTGGCCTCAAGCGGGTCACCTTCGCCGAGAGTCGGCCGATGCCGAGCTACCTCGTCGCATTCGTGGTCGGCCCGTTCGAACTGGTGGAAGGCAATCCCGTCGGACGGGCGCACGTACCGCTGCGGTTCATCGTCCCGAAGGGGCGCGGCGCGGAGACGGCCTATGCCGCGCGAGTCACCCCGCGCATCGTCACGCTGCTGGAGGACTTCTTCGATCAGACGTACCCATACGAAAAGCTCGATGTGGCGGTGGTGCCGCGCTACTGGGGCACGATGGAGCACCCGGGCATTGTCGCCCTGGGCCAGCCGCTCACGCTCATCCGTCCTGGAGAGGAGACGCCGCAGCGCCGACAGGCCTACGCGAACATTGCCATCCACGAGCTGGGCCATTACTGGTTCGGGAACGTCGTCACCTGCCAGTGGTGGGACGACATTTGGCTCAACGAGTCATTGACCTCGTGGCTCGACCAGAAGATCACCGGCCAGTTCGATCCTGCGTGGAACTTCACGCTGGAGGCTCGGTCCGACTCGGCCGCGTTCGCACTCAAGACCGATTCCCTCACCACCTCGCCGCCGGTGCGAAAGCCCATCACCACCCACGGAGACATCGTGGGCTCCTTCGACAATGGCACGACCTATGCCAAGGGGGCCTCGCTGCTCAACATGCTGGAGGGATGGCTCGGAGAGGAGCGCCTGCGCGGCATGTTGCGCGCCCACGTGCGCAAGCACGCTTGGGGCCTCACCACTTCGGAGGACTTCCTCGCGACCCTCGCGGAGTCGCTGGGCGCCGAGGCAGCCCAGGTGTTTCGCAGCTATGTGGATCAGCCCGGTGTCCCCCGGGTCTCCGCCAGCCTGAGCTGTCAGAAGGGAGCAGCCCCCCGGTTGAAGCTCTCCCAGGAGCGTTTTCTGCCCGCGGGTTCCCCGGGGACCGCCGTGCAGACGTGGGCCCTGCCCGTGTGCGTGCGCTCGGGCACCGGCAAGGAGTCCTCGCGCTCCTGCGCGCTTCTGACCGAGGCCACCGGGGAGCTGACCTTGCCGGACAAGGGTTGCCCCTCCTGGCTTCTGCTCAATGCGGAGGGGACTGGGTACTATCGGGTGGGGTATTCGCGCGAGCAACTGGCCTCATTGCTCGCAGTGCCCCCGGGGGCGTTGTCCACCGCGGAGCGGCTGGCGCTCCTCTCCGATGTGGATGCTGCCGTGGCGCGGGGGGACATGCCCCTGGGAGAAGCACTGAGGCTTGTGCCCTCCACCGCCTCGGACCCCCAGCGACTCATTCTCCAAGGAGGAGACCAACTCCTCTCGGGCCTCAAGTGGGAGTGGCTCTCCGAGCCGGAGCGCCTGCGTTTCCAGGCCTGGCTCCGCGAGGTCTACGGTCCGCGTGCCCGCGCACTGGGGTGGTTGCCCCAACCCGGCGAGAGCGACGATGTGAAACAGACACGGGAGTTGCTCCTCTTCCGCGCCGTGGTGGGAGGAGAGGAGCCTGCCATGAGTGAAGAAGCGGGACGCCTCGCCCGTGCCTGGCTGAAGGACCGGCAGAGCGTTCCCGCGGAGATTGCTCACCTCTCGCTCTTCGTGGCCCTGCGCAATGGCGACAGAGCCCTCTTCGAGCAGGTGCTTGCCCAGGCGCGAGGGGGGAAGGATCCGACCGAGCGCGCCCGGTTGCTCGGCGCGTTGGGCGCACTCCGGGATGCCGCGCTCTTGAAGGAAGCGCTCGCCCTGGTCACCGGGAGCGAGTTCGATGTGCGCGATACGAGAGGCATTCTCATGCGGGCCTTCTACTCCCAGGAGATGCGCGCACAGGCCTGGGCGTTCTACCAACAGCACTTCGATTTGCTTGCGAGCAAGATGCGCTCCGATGAGCTGAATGGGCTCATCGGCATGGTGGGAGGGTTCTGCGATGAGACGCAGCGGGCCGAAGTCGAGGCGCTGTTGCGTTCACGCGTGCCCCAGATCGAGGGGGGAGCCCGATCCCTCTCCCGCGCGCTCGAGTCCATCCAGTTGTGCATCGAAGCGAAGCGCCGCCACCAGCCGAGTGTACGGGAGTTCCTCCGCACCGCGGGCAAGACGCGGCGCTGA
- a CDS encoding aldo/keto reductase: MATQNKHSPRQLGTHGPKVFPLALGCMGMSGMYGPSDERESIATLHAALDHGITLLDTGDFYGMGHNEMLIGRALKDRRDKALLSVKFGALRGPDASWVGYDARPAAVKNFLAYTLTRLGVDHIDIYRPSRLDPQVPIEETVGAIADLVKAGYVRSIGLSEVGAETIRRAHAVHPISDLQIEYSLVSRNPEEALFPVLSELGIGVTAYGVLSRGLLSGSTPASQGDFRAHLPRFSGENLAQNQRLVGVLKSIAADKRVSPTQLAIAWVLAKGQHIVPVIGARKRTQLEESLGALGVELSASELKAIEAALPPSEVAGTRYGEPQMKHLDSER; encoded by the coding sequence ATGGCAACGCAGAACAAGCATTCTCCCCGGCAGCTCGGGACCCACGGCCCGAAGGTCTTCCCCCTGGCCCTCGGGTGCATGGGGATGTCCGGCATGTACGGCCCCTCGGATGAGCGCGAGAGCATCGCCACCCTCCACGCCGCCCTCGACCACGGCATCACGCTGCTCGACACGGGCGACTTCTACGGCATGGGGCACAACGAGATGCTCATCGGCCGGGCCCTCAAGGACCGTCGGGACAAGGCCCTGCTGTCCGTGAAATTCGGCGCCCTGCGCGGTCCCGATGCCTCCTGGGTGGGCTACGACGCTCGCCCCGCGGCGGTGAAGAACTTCCTGGCCTACACCCTCACCCGGTTGGGGGTGGACCACATCGACATCTACCGCCCCTCTCGCCTCGACCCCCAGGTGCCCATCGAGGAGACGGTGGGCGCCATCGCGGACCTGGTGAAAGCGGGCTATGTCCGGTCCATCGGGCTGTCCGAGGTGGGGGCGGAGACCATTCGACGGGCCCACGCCGTCCATCCCATCAGCGACCTCCAGATCGAATATTCCCTGGTGAGCCGCAATCCGGAGGAGGCCCTCTTCCCGGTCCTCTCCGAGCTGGGCATCGGTGTCACGGCGTACGGAGTGCTCTCCCGAGGCCTGCTCAGTGGCTCCACCCCGGCGAGCCAGGGAGATTTCCGGGCACACCTGCCGCGCTTCTCCGGAGAGAACCTCGCGCAGAACCAGCGCCTCGTGGGCGTGCTGAAATCGATCGCCGCGGACAAGCGCGTCAGCCCCACCCAGCTCGCCATCGCCTGGGTGCTCGCCAAGGGACAACACATCGTCCCCGTCATCGGAGCCCGGAAGCGGACCCAGCTCGAGGAGTCGCTGGGTGCCCTCGGCGTCGAGTTGTCCGCCTCGGAGCTGAAGGCCATTGAAGCGGCCCTCCCACCCTCCGAGGTCGCCGGCACACGCTACGGCGAGCCTCAGATGAAGCACCTCGACAGCGAGCGGTGA
- a CDS encoding winged helix-turn-helix transcriptional regulator — protein MESDIQSEKVALVREIMGRVADKWTLIIIDILAEEGELRFTRLREHVGGVSQKMLTQTLRQMERDGLVTRRVYPVVPPRVDYKLTPLGESLGEAVCSMWLWVEKNFEDVIRARQAFALQSPPVPGPSIP, from the coding sequence GTGGAGTCAGACATTCAGTCCGAGAAGGTAGCGCTCGTTCGAGAGATCATGGGGCGAGTCGCGGACAAGTGGACGTTGATCATCATCGATATTCTGGCGGAAGAGGGGGAGCTGCGCTTCACACGGCTTCGCGAGCACGTGGGCGGTGTGAGCCAGAAGATGCTCACCCAGACGCTGCGGCAGATGGAGCGGGATGGGCTCGTGACACGCCGTGTGTATCCCGTCGTCCCGCCCCGGGTGGACTACAAGCTCACGCCGCTCGGAGAGAGTCTGGGCGAGGCGGTTTGCAGCATGTGGCTCTGGGTCGAGAAGAACTTCGAGGACGTCATCCGGGCCCGTCAGGCCTTCGCGCTCCAATCGCCCCCGGTACCGGGGCCGTCCATTCCATGA